A genomic region of Mycolicibacterium poriferae contains the following coding sequences:
- a CDS encoding sensor domain-containing protein: MRLSTAAIAGLCLLVAGCGNTISNADTVTPTRTTIPRPLVERELGGLLLPPEQVAAVMGTPAMTVTESNDAMTDHSAIMSPPECLAIDGAAEAQVYADSGFRAERDESLNDGDDFAHYAKQAVVLFPYLEKAAEFFDVSAERWPACQNYTHTQSGSQWTVTHMANADGALTANAVYTEAAAPGWACGRALLQRNNIIIDVNTCSANPGDTARRLADQIATKVDAAW, translated from the coding sequence ATGCGACTGTCGACCGCCGCGATCGCGGGCCTCTGCCTTCTCGTCGCCGGCTGTGGCAACACGATCAGTAACGCCGACACGGTCACACCGACGCGGACGACGATCCCGCGTCCCCTCGTCGAACGGGAGCTCGGCGGACTGCTGCTCCCACCGGAGCAGGTGGCCGCCGTGATGGGTACACCTGCGATGACCGTGACCGAGTCGAACGACGCGATGACCGACCACAGCGCGATCATGTCGCCGCCGGAATGCCTTGCTATCGACGGGGCCGCCGAGGCGCAGGTGTACGCCGACAGCGGATTTCGTGCCGAACGCGACGAGAGCCTCAACGACGGAGACGACTTCGCTCACTACGCCAAGCAGGCGGTCGTGCTGTTCCCGTATCTGGAGAAGGCCGCCGAGTTCTTCGACGTCTCCGCCGAGCGGTGGCCGGCCTGCCAGAACTACACCCACACCCAGAGTGGATCGCAGTGGACCGTCACCCACATGGCCAACGCCGACGGCGCGCTGACCGCGAACGCCGTCTACACCGAGGCCGCAGCTCCGGGATGGGCGTGTGGGCGGGCGTTGCTACAGCGCAACAACATCATCATCGACGTCAACACCTGCAGCGCCAATCCCGGTGATACCGCCCGCCGGCTGGCAGACCAGATCGCCACCAAGGTCGACGCGGCC